One segment of Clostridium botulinum DNA contains the following:
- a CDS encoding MerR family transcriptional regulator: MNERLYKIQEVAKLHNITKKTLLYYEKIGLFIPYEIDKQNNYRYYRRIDFPILKQVIYLKDIGFTLQEIKEILDSQSHQFMINCLKRKQEEVEKKIEELKNINDGINAQININKIALEIKEKDLKRPSLKIYNERKIISMEGVEQSKEAVMLAYRKLLNYLMNSNMFSHEAYGGMYHLDKKLKVGAFIEIPNQFNIQNADIIPSGKYICMYHKGSYYNKESVEYLLNWIEKNNYRALGNIYDYCIVDRCFAKDENNMILEIQIKIE, encoded by the coding sequence ATGAATGAAAGATTATATAAAATTCAGGAAGTAGCTAAATTACATAATATAACGAAAAAAACACTATTATATTATGAGAAAATAGGGCTTTTTATACCTTATGAGATAGATAAACAGAATAACTATAGATATTATCGTAGAATAGATTTTCCAATTTTAAAGCAGGTTATATATTTAAAAGATATAGGATTTACACTACAAGAAATTAAAGAAATATTAGATAGTCAATCTCATCAATTTATGATTAATTGCCTAAAAAGAAAACAAGAAGAGGTTGAAAAGAAAATAGAAGAACTAAAAAACATTAATGATGGAATTAATGCTCAAATAAATATAAACAAAATAGCTTTAGAGATAAAAGAAAAAGATTTAAAGAGACCTTCTTTAAAAATTTATAATGAGCGAAAAATAATAAGTATGGAAGGTGTAGAACAAAGTAAGGAAGCGGTTATGCTGGCTTATAGAAAATTACTTAATTATTTAATGAATAGTAATATGTTTTCTCATGAAGCTTATGGGGGAATGTATCATTTAGATAAAAAATTAAAGGTTGGAGCATTTATAGAAATACCTAACCAATTCAATATACAAAATGCAGATATAATACCTTCAGGAAAATATATATGTATGTATCATAAAGGAAGTTATTATAATAAGGAGTCAGTAGAATATTTATTAAATTGGATAGAAAAAAATAACTATAGAGCATTAGGTAATATATATGATTATTGTATTGTAGACCGTTGTTTTGCAAAGGATGAAAATAATATGATATTAGAGATTCAAATAAAGATAGAATAA
- a CDS encoding DUF1540 domain-containing protein — MQKINCDVNNCSHNCSGTCYANRVDIGGDSAQKDCDTCCGSFLDKKNYSDLTNNSNSSGECDCLVCTVKTCTHNCNNLCDLSSINVNGANPNMYTETNCQSFESK, encoded by the coding sequence ATGCAAAAAATTAATTGTGATGTAAATAATTGTTCTCATAACTGTTCTGGTACCTGTTACGCAAATCGTGTTGATATAGGTGGCGATTCTGCACAAAAAGATTGTGATACTTGTTGTGGTTCTTTCTTAGATAAAAAGAATTATAGCGATTTAACTAATAATTCAAATAGTTCTGGTGAATGTGATTGCTTAGTTTGTACTGTTAAAACTTGTACTCATAACTGTAATAACCTTTGTGATCTTTCATCAATAAATGTTAATGGGGCAAATCCAAATATGTATACAGAGACTAATTGCCAAAGTTTTGAATCTAAATAA
- a CDS encoding NADH peroxidase, translating to MKKFVCTVCGYIHEGDTPPEICPVCKVGADKFIEMKDDMAWADEHRIGIASGIPSDLIEDLRANFTGECTEVGMYLAMSRQADREGYPEVGEAYKRIAFEEAEHAAKFAEILGEVVVPDTKANLKARVEAEFGACDGKKKLATLAKKENLDAIHDTVHEMCKDEARHGRAFKGLLDRYFK from the coding sequence ATGAAAAAGTTTGTTTGTACAGTATGTGGTTACATTCATGAAGGAGATACCCCACCTGAAATTTGCCCTGTTTGTAAAGTAGGTGCAGATAAATTTATTGAAATGAAAGATGATATGGCTTGGGCTGATGAACATAGAATAGGAATAGCAAGCGGTATCCCTAGTGACCTTATAGAGGACTTAAGAGCTAATTTCACTGGCGAGTGTACCGAAGTTGGAATGTATTTAGCTATGTCTCGTCAAGCTGATAGAGAAGGTTATCCTGAAGTAGGCGAAGCATACAAGAGAATTGCTTTTGAAGAAGCAGAGCATGCTGCTAAATTCGCTGAAATTTTAGGTGAAGTAGTAGTTCCTGATACAAAAGCTAACTTAAAGGCTAGAGTTGAAGCTGAATTTGGTGCTTGTGATGGTAAAAAGAAATTAGCTACGTTGGCTAAAAAGGAAAATTTAGATGCTATACATGATACAGTTCATGAAATGTGTAAAGATGAAGCTAGACATGGTAGAGCATTCAAAGGTCTACTAGATAGATATTTTAAGTAG
- a CDS encoding nucleoside hydrolase: MNKKKIIIDCDPGIDDSLAIMLALKSEELEVKGITIVSGNVHAKKGAENALKILKELGRLDIPVYLGDGEPLVRELITAEDTHGEDGLGETFLPKVEEVNYKEGAVDFILDSLRKEDELSIIAIGPLTNIAKALEKDKETTRKMKELILMGGAFKSFGNCSQVAEFNFWVDPHGAEKVFNELNRKITMVGLDVTRKIVLTPNYIEILKQFKNPLADLIVKITRFYVDFHWEQERTLGCVINDPLAVAYFIDSSICSGREYYVDIVTEGKAIGMSLVDEGDFYRKEPNCLVLTEVDSKAFMEMFLIRLFPENKKDILNILNNSKYGN; encoded by the coding sequence ATGAATAAGAAAAAAATAATAATAGATTGTGATCCAGGAATTGATGATTCATTAGCAATCATGCTTGCATTAAAATCTGAGGAATTAGAAGTAAAAGGCATAACTATTGTTTCTGGAAACGTACATGCTAAAAAAGGTGCAGAAAATGCTCTTAAAATATTAAAAGAACTTGGAAGGTTAGATATTCCTGTATATCTAGGTGATGGTGAGCCGTTAGTAAGAGAACTAATTACAGCAGAAGATACTCATGGAGAAGATGGACTTGGAGAAACATTTTTACCTAAAGTAGAAGAGGTTAATTATAAAGAGGGGGCCGTAGATTTTATTTTAGATTCTTTAAGGAAGGAGGATGAATTGTCAATAATAGCGATAGGACCATTAACTAATATTGCAAAAGCTTTAGAAAAAGATAAAGAAACAACAAGGAAAATGAAAGAGTTAATTTTAATGGGGGGAGCTTTTAAGAGTTTTGGAAATTGTTCTCAAGTTGCTGAATTTAATTTTTGGGTAGATCCACATGGAGCAGAAAAAGTTTTTAATGAACTTAATAGAAAAATTACCATGGTTGGATTAGATGTAACAAGAAAAATTGTATTAACACCTAATTATATAGAGATATTAAAGCAATTTAAGAATCCATTAGCAGATTTAATAGTTAAAATAACAAGATTTTATGTAGATTTTCATTGGGAGCAAGAAAGAACTTTGGGGTGTGTTATAAATGATCCATTAGCAGTAGCTTATTTTATAGATTCAAGTATTTGTAGTGGAAGAGAATATTATGTGGATATAGTTACAGAAGGAAAAGCAATTGGCATGAGCTTGGTAGATGAAGGAGATTTTTATAGAAAAGAACCAAATTGTTTGGTATTAACAGAAGTGGATTCAAAAGCTTTCATGGAAATGTTTTTAATAAGGTTATTTCCAGAGAATAAGAAAGATATTTTAAATATATTAAATAATTCAAAGTATGGTAATTAA
- a CDS encoding radical SAM protein, whose protein sequence is MDRYNIIEEKNKREIVLLKGFPCIWGKCTFCDYIDDNSTKEEEINKLNFAVLDNVTGVYKTLEVINSGSCFELPKETLEKIKEVIDKNGIKKLFLESHWCYKNRLKEMKDFFGIEIVFKIGVESFDNDFRNKFLNKNANFKTYEEVKEKFQSVCLLVGIKGQTKEMIKRDIDIVLHHFDYGTVNIFTENTTEIKRDEELIKWFEKEYQFLRGVKKIEILFENTDFGVGD, encoded by the coding sequence ATGGACAGATATAATATTATAGAAGAAAAAAATAAAAGAGAGATTGTTTTATTAAAGGGATTTCCATGTATTTGGGGTAAATGTACATTTTGTGATTATATAGATGATAATTCAACAAAAGAAGAAGAAATAAATAAATTAAATTTTGCAGTTTTAGATAATGTAACAGGTGTTTATAAGACTTTAGAAGTAATAAATTCTGGGAGCTGTTTTGAATTACCAAAGGAAACATTAGAAAAGATAAAAGAAGTTATAGATAAGAACGGTATAAAAAAATTATTTTTAGAGAGCCATTGGTGTTATAAAAATAGGCTAAAAGAAATGAAAGATTTTTTTGGAATAGAAATAGTTTTTAAAATTGGAGTCGAGAGTTTCGATAATGATTTTAGAAATAAATTTTTAAATAAAAATGCCAACTTTAAAACTTATGAAGAAGTAAAAGAGAAGTTTCAATCAGTTTGTCTTTTGGTTGGGATAAAAGGACAAACTAAAGAAATGATAAAGAGAGATATAGATATAGTATTACATCATTTTGATTATGGAACAGTAAATATATTTACTGAAAATACTACTGAAATAAAAAGGGATGAAGAATTGATAAAATGGTTTGAAAAAGAATATCAATTTTTAAGAGGTGTTAAGAAAATTGAGATATTATTTGAAAACACTGATTTTGGTGTTGGAGATTAA
- the nadC gene encoding carboxylating nicotinate-nucleotide diphosphorylase: MNYLVVDKIIKEALLEDIPNEDITTNSIIKESSICTVDLLCKEEGILSGLEVFKRVFDILGNVQIQFNKKDGDKICSGEKIALLKGDARNVLLGERVALNLLQRMSGISTLTNKFVNKIEHTRAKLLDTRKTTPNLRILEKYSVKIGGGYNHRFNLSDGIMLKDNHINAAGGIKKAVEMCKKNSSFVRKIEVEAETLDMVNEALEAKVDIIMLDNMNLKTAKEAVRIINNRVLIEFSGNVNIDNIKEIAEIGVDYISVGALTHSAKILDLSMKNLSIVD; this comes from the coding sequence GTGAATTATTTAGTTGTAGATAAAATAATAAAAGAAGCATTATTAGAGGATATTCCAAATGAAGATATAACAACAAATTCAATAATAAAAGAAAGTAGCATATGCACAGTAGATCTATTGTGTAAAGAAGAGGGAATACTTTCAGGATTAGAAGTATTTAAAAGAGTATTTGATATTTTAGGAAATGTTCAGATTCAATTTAATAAAAAAGATGGTGATAAAATATGTTCTGGTGAAAAAATTGCTTTATTGAAAGGTGATGCACGTAATGTATTATTAGGCGAAAGAGTAGCATTAAATTTACTACAAAGGATGAGTGGTATATCAACTCTTACAAATAAATTTGTTAACAAAATAGAGCATACAAGGGCTAAGTTATTAGATACTAGAAAGACAACTCCTAATTTAAGAATTTTAGAAAAGTATTCAGTAAAAATTGGTGGGGGATATAACCATAGGTTTAATTTATCTGATGGGATTATGCTTAAAGATAATCATATAAATGCAGCTGGTGGAATAAAAAAGGCAGTTGAGATGTGTAAAAAGAATTCATCATTTGTTAGAAAAATAGAAGTAGAGGCAGAAACATTAGATATGGTTAATGAAGCATTAGAAGCTAAAGTGGATATAATAATGCTTGATAATATGAATTTAAAAACAGCAAAGGAAGCAGTAAGAATAATTAATAATAGGGTTTTAATAGAATTTTCAGGTAATGTAAATATAGACAACATAAAAGAAATAGCAGAAATAGGAGTTGACTATATATCAGTAGGAGCATTAACTCATTCAGCTAAAATATTAGACTTAAGTATGAAAAATTTAAGTATTGTAGATTAA
- a CDS encoding ECF transporter S component, producing MKKINLNVMIFMSLCIVINLIGGFIALSFKLPIYIDTIGTLLSGVLLGPINGGIVGGLTAIVNGATFDSVSIYFMPVQIMVGLSTGVCFKNSKFEGIKSVVSIVLITILGSITASIVAAFMFNGVTSSGSSIFVAVFKNLGISTVTAVFSTQIFTDLLDKAVSFALVFSVIKAMPIKITMNLVRNEINGQI from the coding sequence ATGAAAAAAATAAATTTAAATGTAATGATATTTATGTCTTTATGTATAGTTATAAATCTCATAGGAGGTTTTATAGCATTAAGTTTTAAATTGCCAATATATATTGACACAATAGGAACTTTATTAAGTGGGGTTTTACTAGGTCCAATTAATGGTGGAATAGTTGGTGGATTAACTGCAATAGTGAATGGAGCAACTTTTGACTCAGTTTCAATTTATTTCATGCCTGTTCAAATAATGGTAGGTTTAAGTACAGGAGTATGCTTTAAAAATTCTAAATTTGAGGGGATTAAATCAGTAGTATCAATTGTATTAATTACGATTTTAGGATCAATAACAGCATCAATAGTAGCGGCTTTTATGTTTAATGGAGTAACTTCATCTGGTTCTAGTATATTTGTTGCAGTATTTAAAAATTTAGGAATAAGTACAGTTACAGCAGTATTTTCTACTCAAATATTTACTGATTTGCTAGATAAAGCTGTTAGTTTTGCATTAGTATTTTCAGTAATAAAAGCTATGCCAATAAAAATTACTATGAATTTAGTTAGGAATGAGATTAATGGACAGATATAA
- the nadA gene encoding quinolinate synthase NadA: MDLIDKILKLKNEKNAIILAHYYQPDIIQELADYVGDSYYLSKIARGCKEEVIVFCGVRFMGESAKILSPNKKVLMPCIDAGCLMADMAKEKELLTLKEKYPNAYVVCYINSTYKVKAYSDVSVTSSSALKIIKNVPNKQIIFLPDKNLGQYISEFFKEKDFILWDGFCPCHNKILKEDILMLKEQYTEAKILVHPECTKEIRVLADYIGSTSEIINYATEDKGSEFIICTEEGILYELKNKNPNKKFYIPGKSICCGNMKKTSLENLYDTLLNMKNEITLDEDIRKRALVSLENMHKLGE, from the coding sequence ATAGATTTAATAGATAAAATATTAAAGTTAAAAAATGAAAAAAATGCAATAATATTAGCTCATTATTATCAGCCAGATATAATACAAGAATTAGCAGACTATGTTGGAGATTCGTATTATTTAAGTAAGATAGCTAGAGGTTGTAAAGAAGAGGTAATAGTATTTTGTGGAGTTAGATTTATGGGAGAAAGTGCAAAGATATTATCTCCTAACAAAAAAGTATTAATGCCATGTATTGATGCAGGTTGTTTAATGGCAGATATGGCAAAAGAAAAAGAATTATTAACTTTAAAAGAAAAATATCCTAATGCTTATGTAGTATGTTACATAAATTCTACATATAAAGTTAAAGCATATAGTGATGTTTCAGTTACCTCTTCAAGTGCATTAAAAATAATAAAGAATGTACCTAATAAACAAATAATATTTTTACCAGATAAAAATTTAGGTCAATATATATCAGAATTTTTTAAAGAGAAGGATTTTATATTATGGGATGGATTTTGTCCATGTCACAATAAAATTTTAAAAGAAGATATATTAATGCTAAAGGAACAATATACGGAAGCAAAAATATTAGTTCATCCAGAATGTACAAAGGAAATAAGAGTTTTAGCAGATTATATCGGAAGTACAAGTGAAATAATAAATTACGCAACGGAGGATAAAGGCAGTGAATTTATTATTTGTACCGAAGAAGGGATTTTGTATGAATTAAAGAATAAAAATCCTAATAAAAAATTTTATATTCCAGGAAAAAGTATATGTTGTGGGAATATGAAGAAGACAAGCTTGGAAAATTTATATGATACTTTGCTAAATATGAAAAATGAAATAACACTAGATGAAGATATTAGAAAGAGAGCATTAGTTTCATTAGAAAATATGCATAAGTTAGGGGAGTAA
- a CDS encoding L-aspartate oxidase: MVRNKFVDVLVVGSGVSGLYCALNLNENLNVLVVCKSSVTCTNTYLAQGGISTSISREDIPVFIEDTLKAGQYKNDLKAVEVLANESMSNIKKLISLGVNFDKNDDGTLNYTKEGAHSVNRIVHTKDNTGESVAKVLIEQAKEKENIMICENTYFVDIIENENKCIGGILLKDNDQINVYAKNVVLATGGIGGLFSDSTNQRILKGDSLAIAKKHDIKVKDINYIQIHPTVFYDEGNFDRRFLISESLRGEGGKLLNINGDRFINELLPRDVVSKAVYEEMKKTDSEYVYLDITFLDKDYIMNRFSSIYKECLKRGTDITKDYIKVSPAQHFFMGGVEVDINAVTSMKNLYAVGETSCTGIHGANRLASNSLLEGLVFSKRCANLINSTEKYIDSNIISVKNINKSIEELSEEKEQIVKELLILNGGMVTSELFSCR, encoded by the coding sequence ATGGTTAGAAATAAATTTGTAGATGTTTTAGTAGTAGGTTCAGGCGTATCAGGACTATACTGTGCATTAAATTTAAACGAAAACTTAAATGTTTTAGTAGTATGCAAATCTAGTGTTACATGTACGAATACTTATTTGGCGCAAGGAGGTATATCTACATCAATAAGTAGAGAGGATATACCTGTTTTTATAGAAGACACTTTAAAAGCTGGACAATACAAAAATGATTTAAAAGCAGTAGAGGTTTTAGCTAATGAATCAATGAGTAATATAAAAAAATTAATATCTCTTGGTGTAAATTTTGATAAGAACGATGATGGAACTTTAAATTACACTAAAGAAGGAGCACATTCAGTAAATAGAATTGTTCACACAAAAGATAATACTGGTGAAAGTGTAGCAAAAGTACTTATTGAACAAGCAAAAGAAAAAGAAAATATAATGATTTGTGAAAATACTTATTTTGTTGACATTATAGAAAATGAAAATAAATGTATTGGTGGAATATTATTAAAAGATAACGATCAAATAAATGTTTATGCTAAAAATGTAGTATTGGCTACTGGAGGAATAGGTGGATTATTTAGTGATTCAACAAACCAAAGAATATTAAAAGGTGACTCATTAGCTATTGCTAAGAAGCATGATATAAAAGTGAAGGATATTAATTATATTCAAATTCACCCAACAGTATTTTATGATGAAGGTAATTTTGACAGAAGATTTCTTATATCAGAGTCTTTAAGGGGAGAAGGAGGAAAACTTTTAAATATTAATGGTGACAGATTTATTAATGAACTTTTGCCAAGAGATGTGGTTTCTAAAGCTGTGTATGAAGAAATGAAGAAAACAGACAGTGAATATGTATATTTAGATATAACATTTTTAGATAAAGATTATATTATGAATAGATTTTCATCAATATATAAAGAATGTCTAAAAAGAGGAACTGATATAACTAAAGACTATATTAAAGTTTCACCAGCACAGCATTTTTTTATGGGAGGAGTAGAAGTTGATATTAATGCAGTAACTTCAATGAAAAATTTATATGCTGTTGGAGAGACAAGTTGCACTGGAATTCATGGAGCTAATCGACTTGCAAGCAATTCACTATTAGAGGGACTTGTATTTTCAAAAAGGTGTGCAAATTTGATTAATTCAACAGAAAAATATATCGATTCTAATATTATATCAGTAAAAAATATAAATAAATCAATAGAAGAATTAAGTGAAGAAAAAGAACAGATAGTTAAAGAATTGCTTATTTTAAATGGGGGAATGGTAACAAGTGAATTATTTAGTTGTAGATAA
- a CDS encoding DMT family transporter, which yields MNLNNLSNRSKGIIFIILSAFGFAMMSAFVKLSGDLPSLQKSFFRNLVASLIALSLIIKHKESFFGKRENQNILILRSLFGTLGIVLNFYTIDKLVLSDANMLNKLSPFFVIIFSALFLSEKINTKQIVSLIIAFLGALFIIKPSFNLEVISALAGVGGAIFAAAAYTCLRVLGGKEKHYTVVFYFSTFSSIVLFPFMMMSYKSMTMMQLTYLILAGVFASVGQFGVTLAYKYAAAKEISIFDYSNILFSAIISLVIFGALPDYLSVIGYLIIFAASLYMFMYNKKLDKVKIK from the coding sequence ATGAATTTAAACAATTTAAGTAATAGAAGCAAAGGAATAATATTTATAATACTATCAGCATTTGGATTTGCAATGATGTCAGCTTTTGTTAAGCTTTCAGGAGATTTACCATCTTTGCAAAAATCATTTTTTAGAAATTTAGTAGCAAGTTTAATTGCTTTAAGTTTAATAATTAAGCATAAAGAGAGCTTTTTTGGAAAAAGAGAAAATCAAAACATTCTTATATTAAGGTCTTTATTTGGAACATTAGGAATTGTATTAAATTTTTATACAATAGACAAGTTAGTGTTATCAGATGCTAATATGCTAAATAAGTTAAGCCCATTCTTCGTAATTATTTTTTCAGCTTTATTTTTAAGTGAGAAAATAAATACAAAACAAATTGTATCTTTAATAATTGCATTTTTAGGAGCCTTATTTATTATAAAACCATCATTTAATCTTGAGGTTATATCAGCTTTGGCAGGAGTTGGAGGCGCTATATTTGCAGCAGCAGCTTATACTTGCCTTAGAGTGCTTGGAGGAAAGGAAAAACATTATACAGTAGTATTTTATTTTTCAACTTTTTCATCAATAGTATTGTTTCCATTTATGATGATGTCTTATAAGTCAATGACAATGATGCAACTAACTTATTTAATACTGGCAGGTGTTTTTGCAAGCGTAGGTCAATTTGGAGTGACTTTAGCTTATAAATATGCAGCAGCTAAGGAGATATCAATATTTGATTACTCAAACATACTATTCTCAGCTATAATAAGTTTAGTTATATTTGGAGCTTTACCAGATTACTTAAGTGTTATAGGATATTTAATAATATTTGCAGCTTCATTATATATGTTTATGTACAATAAAAAATTAGATAAGGTTAAAATCAAATAA